The following proteins come from a genomic window of Achromobacter deleyi:
- the sctU gene encoding type III secretion system export apparatus subunit SctU, translating to MSGEKTEQPTHKKLRDARQKGDVAHSKDFTQTLLVLALFGYMLGNAHGIIESLGRLVLIPSTLVGQPFEQALPVALDAALREAVYLVLPFVLIVLIVGMFAEFLQVGVVLAFEKLKPSAKKLDVMSNLKNIFSKKNLVELLKSVIKIAFLSALVTLVVRDALPELMAVPHSGLAGLEAGVGGMMRTLIVNIAVAYVVISLADFVWQRMQYRKGLMMSKEDIKQEFKEMEGDPHIKHKRKHLHQEMVMHGAVASTRKASVLVTNPTHLAVAIYYEPDETPLPVVLAKGEGALAEQMMAAAREAGVPVMQNIPLARALMASAQPDQYIPSELIEPVAEVLRLVRKLAGTPDDPT from the coding sequence ATGAGCGGCGAAAAGACCGAACAGCCAACCCACAAGAAGCTGCGCGACGCGCGCCAGAAGGGCGACGTCGCGCACAGCAAGGACTTCACGCAGACGCTGCTGGTGCTGGCGCTGTTCGGCTACATGCTGGGCAACGCCCACGGCATCATCGAGTCGCTGGGGCGGCTGGTGCTGATCCCGTCGACGCTGGTGGGGCAGCCGTTCGAGCAGGCGCTGCCGGTGGCGCTGGACGCGGCGCTGCGCGAAGCCGTCTACCTGGTGCTGCCGTTCGTGCTGATCGTGCTGATCGTGGGCATGTTCGCCGAATTCCTGCAGGTGGGCGTGGTGCTGGCGTTCGAGAAGCTCAAGCCCTCGGCCAAGAAGCTCGACGTCATGAGCAACCTGAAGAATATCTTCTCGAAGAAGAACCTGGTCGAGCTGCTCAAGTCCGTCATCAAGATCGCCTTCCTGTCGGCGCTGGTGACGCTGGTGGTGCGCGACGCGCTGCCCGAACTGATGGCGGTGCCGCACAGCGGCCTGGCCGGCCTGGAGGCGGGCGTGGGCGGCATGATGCGCACGCTGATCGTGAACATCGCGGTGGCCTACGTGGTGATTTCCCTGGCCGACTTTGTCTGGCAGCGCATGCAGTACCGCAAGGGGCTGATGATGAGCAAGGAAGACATCAAGCAGGAATTCAAGGAGATGGAGGGCGACCCCCACATCAAGCACAAGCGCAAGCACCTGCACCAGGAAATGGTGATGCACGGCGCGGTCGCCAGCACGCGCAAGGCGTCGGTGCTGGTGACCAACCCGACCCACCTGGCGGTGGCGATCTATTACGAGCCCGACGAGACGCCGCTGCCGGTGGTGCTGGCCAAGGGCGAGGGCGCGCTGGCCGAGCAGATGATGGCGGCGGCGCGCGAGGCCGGCGTGCCGGTGATGCAGAACATTCCCCTGGCGCGAGCGCTGATGGCGTCCGCGCAGCCCGACCAATACATCCCCAGCGAACTGATCGAACCCGTCGCCGAAGTCCTGCGGCTCGTCAGGAAACTGGCCGGCACCCCGGACGATCCGACATGA
- the sctT gene encoding type III secretion system export apparatus subunit SctT has translation MISGITYIEAKVFLGTLALTQPRILALCAMLPLFNRQLLPGMLRYAICAAIGLVLVPALAPRYAVIDLGAIELVLLVAKEVFIGLVMGFLVAIPFWIFEAVGFVVDNQRGASLGATINPATGNDSSPLGILFNQAFMVFFLVGGGFMLMLTMLYDSFRLWDLWDWTPTLRHESVPLMLDQLGRFLRLTLLFAAPAIISMFLAEVGLALVSRFAPQLQVFFLAMPIKSALALLVMVLYMNTLFEYAAEATGQISSALPFLDNQWRAP, from the coding sequence ATGATCTCGGGCATCACCTATATCGAAGCGAAAGTCTTCCTGGGCACGCTGGCGCTGACGCAGCCGCGGATCCTGGCGCTGTGCGCGATGCTGCCCCTGTTCAACCGCCAGCTGCTGCCCGGCATGCTGCGCTATGCCATCTGCGCCGCCATCGGCCTGGTGCTGGTGCCGGCGCTGGCGCCGCGCTATGCCGTGATCGACCTGGGCGCGATCGAACTGGTGCTGCTGGTGGCCAAGGAAGTCTTCATCGGCCTGGTGATGGGTTTCCTGGTGGCGATCCCGTTCTGGATCTTCGAGGCGGTGGGCTTCGTGGTCGACAACCAGCGCGGCGCCAGCCTGGGCGCGACCATCAATCCGGCCACCGGCAACGACTCGTCGCCGCTCGGCATCCTGTTCAATCAGGCCTTCATGGTGTTCTTCCTGGTGGGTGGCGGCTTCATGCTGATGCTGACCATGCTGTACGACAGCTTCCGGCTGTGGGACCTGTGGGACTGGACGCCGACGCTGCGCCATGAAAGCGTGCCGCTGATGCTGGACCAGCTGGGCCGCTTCCTGCGGCTGACGCTGCTGTTCGCCGCGCCCGCCATCATCTCGATGTTCCTGGCCGAGGTCGGACTGGCGCTGGTGAGCCGCTTCGCGCCGCAATTGCAGGTGTTCTTCCTGGCGATGCCGATCAAGAGCGCGCTGGCGCTGCTGGTGATGGTGCTCTACATGAACACGCTGTTCGAGTACGCGGCCGAGGCCACGGGACAGATCAGCTCGGCCTTGCCCTTCCTCGACAACCAGTGGCGGGCGCCATGA
- the sctS gene encoding type III secretion system export apparatus subunit SctS has translation MGTVDLVSYMTQALYLVLWLSLPPIAVAAIVGTLFSLFQALTQIQEQTLSFAVKLIAVFATILLTARWLSAELYNFTISVFDLFYKIH, from the coding sequence ATGGGAACCGTCGACCTCGTCTCCTACATGACCCAGGCGCTCTACCTGGTGCTGTGGCTGTCGCTGCCGCCGATCGCCGTCGCCGCGATCGTGGGCACGCTGTTTTCGCTGTTCCAGGCGCTGACGCAGATCCAGGAGCAGACGCTGTCGTTCGCCGTCAAGCTGATCGCGGTGTTCGCCACGATCCTGCTGACGGCGCGCTGGCTCAGCGCCGAGCTGTACAACTTCACGATCTCCGTGTTCGACCTCTTCTACAAGATCCACTAG
- the sctR gene encoding type III secretion system export apparatus subunit SctR — translation MNGADPISLAVVLALLALVPLAAVMTTSFLKIAVVLTLVRNALGVQQVPPNMALYGLALILSAYVMGPVVMQIGDELRAPPAVVAPGAPQPDRLEGILDAVARGAEPMRGFMLKNSRPEQRDFFLRTARGLWGEQQARNLKEDDLLVLIPSFLLSELTAAFQIGFLLYLPFVIIDLIVSNILLAMGMMMVSPVTISMPLKLFLFVMVDGWTRLIQGLVLSYT, via the coding sequence ATGAACGGCGCGGATCCGATCAGCCTGGCGGTGGTCCTGGCGCTCTTGGCGCTGGTGCCGCTGGCCGCCGTCATGACCACCTCGTTCCTGAAGATCGCGGTGGTGCTGACGCTGGTTCGCAATGCCCTGGGCGTGCAGCAGGTGCCGCCCAACATGGCGTTGTACGGGCTGGCGCTGATCCTGTCCGCCTACGTCATGGGGCCGGTGGTGATGCAGATCGGCGACGAACTGCGCGCGCCGCCCGCGGTGGTGGCGCCGGGCGCGCCGCAGCCGGACCGGCTCGAAGGCATCCTCGACGCGGTCGCGCGCGGCGCCGAGCCGATGCGCGGCTTCATGCTCAAGAACAGCCGCCCCGAGCAGCGCGATTTCTTCCTGCGCACCGCGCGCGGGTTGTGGGGCGAGCAGCAGGCCCGCAACCTCAAGGAAGACGACCTGCTGGTGCTGATCCCGTCGTTCCTGCTGTCGGAACTGACCGCCGCGTTCCAGATCGGCTTCCTGCTGTACCTGCCGTTCGTCATCATCGACCTGATCGTCTCCAACATCCTGCTGGCGATGGGCATGATGATGGTGTCGCCGGTCACGATCTCCATGCCCCTGAAGCTGTTCCTGTTCGTCATGGTCGACGGCTGGACGCGGCTGATCCAGGGCCTGGTGCTGTCCTACACCTGA
- the sctQ gene encoding type III secretion system cytoplasmic ring protein SctQ, which produces MTASTLLSSSPPPLPRLSGNEARARTLIARHGADLAVTLAPLAGADAEPAQWRLGFTPGVAEALRQSATLSADLEWAGARLRLGLPASAADAWLAARLPDVDAGAVPPALVSTAIETLLAEVVAGLAEVSPGGPLRVVGRDGPAPALAHGWTVAARHPVNGASIYATLDTDGLGLMLLAGLVGRAAPAANEIDLDAVPVRIRACLGWTHLAAAELRGMAPRDTLFLDHCLVSPDGELWLGADGQGLRVRRQGSSYLVTQGWTSLMTETPQPPLDAEAGAQTPLDIDAIPVRLTFELGERQITLGELRQLQPGETFDLERPLADGPVLVRANGALVGSGELVEIDGRIGVTLHRLGKAGA; this is translated from the coding sequence ATGACAGCCAGTACGCTTCTTTCCTCTTCCCCGCCGCCGTTGCCGCGCCTGTCCGGCAACGAGGCCCGCGCCCGCACGCTGATCGCGCGCCACGGCGCCGACCTGGCGGTCACGCTCGCGCCGCTGGCCGGCGCCGACGCCGAGCCCGCGCAATGGCGCCTGGGTTTCACGCCCGGCGTGGCCGAGGCCCTGCGCCAGTCGGCCACGCTGTCGGCCGACCTGGAATGGGCCGGCGCGCGCTTGCGGCTGGGCCTGCCGGCCAGCGCGGCCGACGCCTGGCTGGCCGCGCGCCTGCCCGATGTCGATGCCGGCGCGGTGCCGCCGGCGCTGGTGTCGACCGCCATTGAGACGTTGTTGGCCGAGGTGGTGGCGGGCCTGGCCGAGGTATCGCCGGGCGGTCCCCTGCGCGTGGTCGGCCGCGATGGCCCGGCGCCGGCCCTGGCGCACGGCTGGACCGTCGCGGCGCGCCATCCCGTCAACGGCGCCTCGATCTACGCCACGCTGGATACCGATGGCCTCGGCCTGATGCTGCTGGCCGGCCTGGTCGGCCGCGCCGCGCCGGCGGCCAACGAGATCGACCTCGATGCCGTGCCGGTGCGCATCCGCGCCTGCCTGGGCTGGACCCACCTGGCCGCGGCCGAACTGCGCGGCATGGCGCCGCGCGACACCCTTTTCCTGGACCACTGCCTGGTCTCTCCCGACGGCGAACTGTGGCTGGGCGCCGACGGCCAGGGGCTGCGCGTGCGCCGCCAGGGCTCCTCATACCTCGTTACCCAAGGCTGGACTTCCCTCATGACCGAGACGCCGCAACCGCCGTTGGATGCCGAAGCGGGCGCCCAGACGCCGCTCGATATCGACGCCATCCCCGTCCGACTGACCTTCGAGCTGGGCGAGCGCCAGATCACGCTGGGCGAGCTGCGGCAGCTGCAACCCGGCGAGACCTTCGACCTGGAGCGGCCGCTGGCCGACGGCCCGGTGCTGGTGCGCGCCAACGGCGCGCTGGTGGGCAGCGGCGAGCTGGTCGAGATCGACGGCCGCATCGGGGTGACGCTGCACCGGCTGGGCAAGGCGGGCGCATGA
- a CDS encoding type III secretion protein: protein MSVFDELLAIKRFREGQAEIAVSRQRLRHAEADAARVASERALADFRDESERRERAMYSDLCSRVVRVREIEDVLQGVAGLREGERQREQVVEQAAERLREENQALADRRAQHQQAVRLTGKFVELASIHLAEHLKALEHKEDMEMEEAASLSRDREDWEQHEEFEPA from the coding sequence ATGAGCGTCTTTGACGAACTGCTCGCCATCAAGCGCTTTCGCGAAGGCCAGGCCGAGATCGCGGTATCGCGCCAGCGGCTGCGCCACGCCGAGGCCGACGCCGCGCGCGTGGCCTCCGAGCGGGCGCTGGCGGACTTCCGCGATGAGTCCGAGCGGCGCGAACGGGCCATGTACAGCGACCTGTGCAGCCGCGTGGTGCGGGTGCGCGAGATCGAGGACGTGCTGCAGGGCGTGGCCGGCCTGCGCGAAGGCGAACGCCAGCGCGAGCAGGTCGTGGAACAGGCGGCCGAGCGCCTGCGCGAGGAAAACCAGGCGCTGGCCGACCGCCGCGCCCAGCACCAGCAGGCGGTGCGCCTGACCGGCAAGTTCGTGGAACTGGCCAGCATCCACCTGGCCGAGCACCTGAAGGCGCTGGAGCACAAGGAAGACATGGAAATGGAAGAGGCCGCCTCGCTGTCGCGCGACCGCGAAGACTGGGAACAGCACGAGGAGTTCGAGCCGGCATGA
- the sctN gene encoding type III secretion system ATPase SctN, with the protein MRQFDYISEMMELALQDTPTLRIKGRVIQVIGTIIKAVVPSVKVGEVCILRNPGENFEMKGEVVGFARDAALLTPIGDMYGISTATEVIPTGRAHMVPVGPGLLGRVLDGLGRPLDEAELGPLEASKFYPVFAEAPDPLKRRIISQPLELGVRALDSVLTCGEGQRMGIFAAAGGGKSTLMGMLVKGAAVDVTVVALIGERGREVREFLEHELGREGRRKSVIVCATSDKSSMERAKAAYVATAIAEYFRDQGKRVLFLMDSVTRFARAQREIGLAAGEPPTRRGYPPSVFATLPKLMERAGMNEHGSITALYTVLVEGDDMTEPIADETRSILDGHIVLSRKLGAANHYPAIDVLASASRVMNAVITPEHKRAAGRLRELMAKYQEVELLVKIGEYKRGGDAVTDEAIDKIAAINQFLRQRTDERATLPDALAQMTAIVGTA; encoded by the coding sequence ATGCGCCAGTTCGACTACATCTCCGAAATGATGGAGCTGGCGCTGCAGGACACGCCGACGCTGCGCATCAAGGGCCGCGTGATCCAGGTGATCGGCACCATCATCAAGGCGGTGGTGCCGTCGGTGAAGGTGGGCGAGGTCTGCATCCTGCGCAACCCGGGCGAGAACTTCGAGATGAAGGGCGAGGTGGTGGGCTTCGCGCGCGACGCCGCGCTGCTCACGCCGATCGGCGACATGTACGGCATCTCCACCGCCACCGAGGTCATTCCCACCGGCCGCGCCCACATGGTGCCCGTGGGCCCGGGGCTGCTGGGCCGGGTGCTGGACGGCCTGGGCCGGCCGCTGGACGAGGCCGAGCTGGGCCCGCTGGAGGCCAGCAAGTTCTACCCCGTGTTCGCCGAGGCGCCGGACCCGCTCAAGCGCCGCATCATCTCGCAGCCGCTGGAGCTGGGCGTGCGCGCGCTGGACAGCGTGCTGACCTGCGGCGAAGGCCAGCGCATGGGCATCTTCGCCGCCGCGGGCGGCGGCAAGTCGACCCTGATGGGCATGCTGGTCAAGGGCGCGGCGGTGGACGTGACGGTGGTGGCGCTGATCGGCGAACGCGGCCGCGAGGTGCGCGAATTCCTGGAGCACGAACTGGGTCGCGAGGGCCGCCGCAAGAGCGTGATCGTCTGCGCCACCAGCGACAAGTCGTCGATGGAACGCGCCAAGGCCGCCTATGTGGCCACGGCCATCGCTGAATACTTCCGCGACCAGGGCAAGCGCGTGCTGTTCCTGATGGACTCGGTGACGCGCTTTGCCCGCGCCCAGCGCGAGATCGGCCTGGCCGCGGGCGAGCCGCCGACCCGCCGCGGCTACCCGCCGTCGGTGTTCGCCACGCTGCCCAAGCTGATGGAGCGCGCCGGCATGAACGAGCACGGTTCCATCACCGCGTTGTACACGGTGCTGGTGGAGGGCGACGACATGACCGAGCCCATCGCCGACGAGACCCGCTCCATCCTCGACGGCCACATCGTGCTGTCGCGCAAGCTCGGCGCGGCCAACCACTATCCGGCCATCGACGTGCTGGCCTCGGCCAGCCGCGTCATGAACGCGGTCATCACGCCCGAACACAAGCGCGCCGCGGGCCGCCTGCGCGAGCTGATGGCCAAGTATCAGGAAGTCGAGCTGCTGGTGAAGATCGGCGAATACAAGCGCGGCGGCGACGCGGTCACCGACGAGGCCATCGACAAGATCGCGGCGATCAACCAGTTCCTGCGCCAGCGCACGGACGAGCGCGCCACGCTGCCCGATGCCCTGGCGCAGATGACCGCCATTGTGGGGACGGCATGA
- a CDS encoding HrpE/YscL family type III secretion apparatus protein — MAFLIPRDPLTPRAAAGRIDPAARVLRGAELAAWADAEQLLAQARARADEIIGGAQAAFEAERQRGYEEGREAALLDQAEKMIETVGRTVEYFAGVENEMVELVMSAVRKVVDGFDDREKVMVVVRNALAVVRNQKQMTLRLNPAEVDTVREQINDLLAAYPGVGYLDILADGRLARGACILESEIGMVEASLEGQIQALRQAFQRTLGSRV; from the coding sequence ATGGCTTTCCTCATTCCCCGCGATCCGCTGACGCCGCGCGCCGCGGCCGGCCGCATCGACCCCGCCGCGCGCGTGTTGCGCGGCGCCGAGCTGGCGGCATGGGCCGATGCCGAGCAGCTGCTGGCGCAAGCGCGGGCGCGGGCCGACGAAATCATCGGCGGCGCCCAGGCGGCGTTCGAGGCCGAACGCCAGCGCGGCTACGAAGAGGGCCGCGAGGCGGCGTTGCTGGACCAGGCCGAGAAGATGATCGAGACCGTCGGCCGCACGGTCGAGTACTTCGCCGGCGTCGAGAACGAAATGGTCGAACTGGTGATGTCGGCCGTGCGCAAGGTGGTCGATGGCTTCGACGACCGCGAGAAGGTCATGGTGGTGGTGCGCAACGCCCTGGCGGTGGTGCGCAACCAGAAGCAGATGACCTTGCGGCTGAATCCGGCCGAGGTCGACACGGTGCGCGAACAGATCAACGACCTGCTGGCGGCCTATCCCGGCGTGGGCTACCTCGACATCCTGGCCGATGGCCGGCTGGCGCGCGGCGCCTGCATCCTCGAAAGCGAGATCGGCATGGTCGAGGCCAGCCTGGAAGGGCAGATCCAGGCGCTGCGCCAGGCCTTCCAGCGCACGCTGGGCAGCCGCGTCTAG
- a CDS encoding SctK family type III secretion system sorting platform protein translates to MMPASAALDRRLVEFNQLPSRTLHPSRHAAYAPPAALAAIAAAPGLAPAWHRHWSREILDALGLWQRPVTDPARPELALALLAPDSLAQCARRLGAVLCGPRLRRAIAGDEVRALIAHLGADLLDFTRRTAAGLHDGLADSAAWTLAETTAAVDTLGLGALRAALSGAGPELAQRAELKLPDLPAPPAPLPAPQALALGLSLLKKTEPAWLSSFPAIR, encoded by the coding sequence ATGATGCCCGCATCGGCGGCGCTGGACCGCAGGCTGGTTGAATTCAACCAGCTGCCCAGCCGCACGCTGCACCCGAGCCGCCACGCGGCCTACGCGCCGCCGGCCGCGCTGGCGGCGATTGCCGCCGCGCCCGGACTGGCGCCGGCGTGGCACCGGCATTGGTCGCGCGAGATCCTGGACGCGCTGGGCTTGTGGCAACGCCCCGTGACCGATCCCGCCCGCCCCGAACTGGCGCTGGCGCTGCTGGCGCCGGACTCGTTGGCGCAGTGCGCCCGCCGGCTGGGCGCGGTGCTGTGCGGGCCGCGCTTGCGCCGCGCCATCGCCGGCGACGAGGTGCGGGCGCTGATCGCGCACCTGGGCGCGGACCTGCTGGATTTCACCCGGCGCACGGCCGCGGGGCTGCATGACGGCCTGGCCGACAGCGCCGCCTGGACCCTGGCCGAGACCACCGCCGCGGTGGACACGCTGGGCCTGGGCGCGTTGCGCGCGGCCCTGAGCGGCGCCGGCCCCGAGCTGGCGCAACGCGCCGAACTGAAACTGCCCGACCTGCCCGCGCCGCCGGCGCCCCTGCCCGCGCCGCAGGCGCTGGCGCTGGGCCTGTCGCTACTGAAGAAAACGGAGCCCGCATGGCTTTCCTCATTCCCCGCGATCCGCTGA
- the sctJ gene encoding type III secretion system inner membrane ring lipoprotein SctJ: protein MQAVSSLSFPVASGRGPASALLRLRWLVLGLALLLAACGSRVELFSAANESEANEVLSVLLDAGISAQKATTKTGVAVSVDGQQVARALDILRARGLPRERFDGMGQIFRKEGLVSSPLEERARYIYALSQELTNTLSQMDGVLAARVHVVLPERGGVGENTTPSTAAVFIKHQAGYNLDALQPQIRKLVTHAIPGLTEDRVSIALVSAQPAAAASAAGHATRQVLGIEVGEGSSVTLLAWLALLILLVLALAGALAYVLWRYGVPGRARPERREPVSEAR from the coding sequence ATGCAAGCCGTTTCATCCCTGTCTTTCCCTGTCGCGTCCGGCCGCGGCCCGGCCTCGGCGCTGCTGCGGCTGCGCTGGCTGGTGCTGGGCCTGGCGTTGCTGCTGGCGGCCTGCGGATCGCGCGTGGAGCTGTTCTCGGCCGCTAACGAGAGCGAGGCCAACGAGGTGCTGTCGGTGCTGCTGGACGCCGGCATCTCCGCGCAGAAGGCCACCACCAAGACCGGCGTGGCCGTGTCGGTGGACGGCCAGCAGGTGGCGCGCGCGCTCGACATCCTGCGCGCCCGCGGCCTGCCGCGCGAGCGCTTCGACGGCATGGGGCAGATCTTCCGCAAGGAAGGCCTGGTGTCGTCGCCGCTGGAAGAGCGCGCCCGGTATATCTACGCGCTGTCGCAGGAGCTCACCAACACCCTGTCGCAGATGGATGGCGTGCTGGCCGCGCGGGTGCACGTGGTGCTGCCCGAGCGCGGCGGCGTGGGCGAGAACACCACGCCGTCGACCGCGGCGGTGTTCATCAAGCACCAGGCGGGCTACAACCTGGACGCGTTGCAGCCGCAGATCCGCAAGCTGGTCACGCACGCGATTCCCGGGCTGACCGAAGACCGCGTGTCGATCGCGCTGGTGTCGGCGCAGCCCGCCGCCGCGGCCTCGGCCGCCGGCCACGCCACGCGCCAGGTGCTGGGCATCGAGGTGGGCGAGGGCTCGTCGGTCACGCTGCTGGCGTGGCTGGCGCTGCTGATCCTGCTGGTACTGGCCCTGGCCGGCGCGCTGGCCTACGTGCTGTGGCGCTACGGCGTGCCGGGCCGCGCCCGGCCCGAGCGCCGCGAACCCGTGTCCGAGGCCCGCTGA
- the sctI gene encoding type III secretion system inner rod subunit SctI, with protein sequence MEITALSAALAPVLETAKAAPSELVTERFAQLMAAPQADAPALTGLQAALQSAFTPATDAAPATLGNQILASLRNTTTEYSEKWQNISGRLDAMSSQPAIADMLRLQADLVQVSVQYELVGKAVSRTTQNIDSLVRMS encoded by the coding sequence ATGGAGATCACCGCACTTTCCGCCGCCTTGGCGCCCGTGCTGGAAACGGCAAAGGCCGCGCCGTCCGAGCTGGTCACCGAACGCTTCGCGCAGTTGATGGCCGCGCCGCAGGCCGACGCGCCCGCGCTGACCGGCCTGCAGGCCGCGCTGCAATCGGCCTTCACGCCCGCCACCGACGCGGCGCCGGCCACGCTCGGCAACCAGATCCTGGCCAGCCTGCGCAACACCACCACCGAATACTCGGAGAAGTGGCAGAACATCTCGGGCCGCCTGGACGCCATGTCTTCACAGCCCGCCATCGCCGACATGCTGCGGCTGCAGGCCGACCTGGTGCAGGTGTCGGTGCAGTACGAGCTGGTCGGCAAGGCCGTCTCGCGCACCACGCAGAACATCGATTCGCTCGTCAGGATGTCCTAA
- a CDS encoding tetratricopeptide repeat protein, with the protein MIDRVDAGSATAVSGETAFVLDADDARILAEVGFLAAGRGDVAHADAIFQALRALRPGRAYPWLGLAVARLNAGRADEAVRLLEQGEASAAAERGVLAPWRGLALQLAGRNAESTRLLQTCAQGREGDEGVALARSLLGLETETKGDTP; encoded by the coding sequence ATGATCGATAGGGTCGATGCAGGCTCGGCAACAGCCGTCTCGGGTGAGACGGCTTTTGTACTTGATGCGGACGACGCGCGCATCCTCGCCGAGGTGGGATTCCTGGCGGCCGGCCGCGGCGACGTGGCCCATGCCGACGCCATCTTCCAGGCGCTGCGCGCCTTGCGTCCGGGGCGGGCCTATCCCTGGCTGGGGTTGGCGGTGGCCCGCCTGAACGCGGGCCGCGCCGACGAGGCCGTGCGGCTGCTGGAGCAGGGCGAGGCCAGCGCGGCCGCCGAACGCGGCGTGCTGGCGCCCTGGCGCGGGCTGGCCCTGCAACTGGCCGGCCGCAACGCCGAGAGCACGCGCCTGCTGCAGACCTGCGCGCAAGGCCGCGAGGGTGACGAAGGCGTCGCGCTGGCGCGCTCGCTGCTGGGATTGGAAACCGAAACGAAGGGCGACACGCCCTAG
- a CDS encoding SycD/LcrH family type III secretion system chaperone: MSLSPSATPRSAFGQQLYDGLAALPGSQRLTADQLEVIYAMAYAHVAQAQYAQALPLFAFLSQYGPTRKHYLAGLALCLQMQARYEEAIRIQSLIGVLYPLAPEATLRVAECQLALAQPEAARESLRLVVAAAEADSAYAPLGARAASLLALTAKEGHS; encoded by the coding sequence GTGTCCCTATCCCCATCCGCGACCCCGCGCAGCGCCTTCGGGCAGCAACTGTATGACGGCCTGGCGGCGTTGCCGGGCAGCCAGCGGCTCACCGCCGACCAGCTCGAGGTGATCTATGCCATGGCGTACGCCCATGTGGCGCAAGCCCAGTACGCCCAGGCGTTGCCGCTGTTCGCCTTCCTGTCGCAATACGGACCCACGCGCAAGCATTACCTGGCCGGGCTGGCCTTGTGCCTGCAGATGCAGGCGCGCTACGAAGAGGCGATCCGGATCCAGTCGCTGATCGGCGTGCTGTATCCGTTGGCGCCGGAAGCCACGCTGCGCGTGGCCGAATGCCAGCTGGCCCTGGCGCAGCCCGAGGCGGCGCGCGAATCGTTGCGGTTGGTGGTGGCCGCGGCCGAGGCCGACAGCGCCTACGCCCCGTTGGGCGCGCGCGCCGCGAGCCTGCTGGCGCTGACGGCAAAAGAGGGCCATTCGTGA